The following nucleotide sequence is from Cucumis melo cultivar AY chromosome 1, USDA_Cmelo_AY_1.0, whole genome shotgun sequence.
GCTTGTAGACCGGTGGCTTTGGCTTGTAAACCGGTGGCTTCTGTGGTTTTTTCTTGTAAACTGGTACTGGTGGAGGCTTCTCTTCAACCGGTGGAGGCTTCTCTTCAACCGGTGGAGGCTTTTCGTAGACCGGAGGAGGCTTTTCGAGGACGGGGGGAGGTACCGAAACTTTAGGAGGGAACAAGGGATGGGTATACAAAGGAGGATGAGGAGGGAAAACAGGTAAAGTGAAAGGAGGCAAAGGAGGGTGATGATAATAATGATGCCAAAAGAAGGCAGAAACACAAGTTTCACTTTTGAATTTGATTCCATTAGGCAAACCAAATGTTTGTTTTCCTTTATCTTTGGATTTGATTACAATCATTGAAGCCATTTCTGAGCCATCGTGAGAAGGACAAGGAGTAGAAGAAGCACTGTGAAGTTGTGCAAAGCACTTTCCTTCCAAATTTTCATCTTTGTTCAAAACCTCAGTTGGAAGTAAGACTTTGAAGTTTCCTTCTTCATCTAGCTTTGCAACCCCTTTTCTTTCTATTGTTCCATCTTTTTGTTTGCAGTCAATGCTAACACTAAGCCCTGCCATTGGATTCAAGTTTATAACTTAGGTTCTAAAAAATGCCGAACTTCTTTTAATGATTCTGTTTATTCTTTAGTGTAAAGGAAACATTTAAGAACTGTGTAGCACAAACTCAAAAGCTTAAACTTATCGATTACGGTAAGCTTGATTATATCAATACTTTAACATTTTGTTTTGCTCTTGGAATTTGAAATTCGTAGAAAGCTTCACAAGTGTAAATCAATATTAATCGAAAAGAAAACGACATTGTAAGATATTTACTCCGAttaatctaaaaatttaaattcaatagATTATAGATTTGTTACCTTCTTCCCCgtaaaaacatttaaaaatggTCTAAGGTAAAACCAAAAGCTTAAATTGATTGGATTATATCAATATTTTGACACTCTTGTCTCACTCATGGGTCTTGAAATTCGTAGAGAACTCTTACTGGTGGGAACCAATATTAGCAGAAGGGAAAACAATGTTGCTTAGATACATGCTAAACCATCCATTAATTACAGCAAGTTCTTCCATTGTATCAGTACTTTTAACATTAGTAACACGTCAAACATTGAATGGGAGGAGGATGTACGAAGGTAGTACGATAAACTCTTTCACAAGCTTCAATGAATGAATGTAACAAAAAACTGACAAAAGGGGAACAGAGAGAGAAGAGAGTTAAGTAAATGAGAGAGAATTTAGAACCTGAGAAGGCATGGTTGGTTTTAATGTTATTCTTGTAGCAATCTGCACATTCTCCaactccaacaacttcaactgTCGTCAAGTCACTGCCATGACAGAAAGTTGAAGCAAAAAGCAAGAAGAAGATCAAGAAACAGGGAGGATTATGCATGAAGAAATTATATAATGAAGAAGGGAATGATGAATGAGCATAAGAGTGAATCCAAATGAGGCAATTTATAGGAAATTTTGAACCGACAATAGAGTTATGAATTAGTTTGCATTCAATAACTTCAGCTACTTAGCTGAATTTCCAAACCTACTTATTCATCCTACCATAAATATAATGTACTTCATTATTGAGATTAATGTTTCAAGTTCTTAACAATGGTGAATGTTTTTGTTTTCCTATTTACATGTTTGTCAGACCAAAGTACGAGTGGAAGGGTAGGATTCCATTTCTGGATTTTGTAAATAGAAATATTCACAATAAACAGTGTTTTGGGATTGGTCCGATAGTTAAAATAATTGCTGTCTGATTATGCTTTGGATAAACAAGTTACAATATTAGATAAATTAGATCTATATCCAAATTAcgatattaaataaattagaCCTTGATCGATAATTATtaggtttttaattttttttttttagaaatttaagTTTTTAGATGAATTTAAATGGTAACAAATGGTACGAGaataaacaaaatttttataaattaataatcgAAAAACgaataattatcaaataaaatcGAAAAACAAATGGTGACTAAATTTGCTGCAATTATTTAAATcacaaattttattttgttaactATATGAGAAACAATTATGGTTTCAAATTGCATTAGATAATCTATCATTTAAGTTCAAATTTAATGAACATATACATAATTCAATTAGTTTAAGCATATCTTCTATCAAAATCTTAGAAGTTCAAATTTCCTACGTAACCTAAAAAGAAAGCCTTCAAAAATCAATGTCAAACGTAGTCTCAATTAGGTTATTGTCCATACTAGAGATTCGAGTTGAGTACGACCAACACTATGGTCACACCAAGATGCTATTGtaattttcatttcttcaattagattaaaaaatgtttttgaatattttgattattgattTGAACTATTTTGTGGCTAGGAAT
It contains:
- the LOC103490306 gene encoding proline-rich protein 4-like; this encodes MHNPPCFLIFFLLFASTFCHGSDLTTVEVVGVGECADCYKNNIKTNHAFSGLSVSIDCKQKDGTIERKGVAKLDEEGNFKVLLPTEVLNKDENLEGKCFAQLHSASSTPCPSHDGSEMASMIVIKSKDKGKQTFGLPNGIKFKSETCVSAFFWHHYYHHPPLPPFTLPVFPPHPPLYTHPLFPPKVSVPPPVLEKPPPVYEKPPPVEEKPPPVEEKPPPVPVYKKKPQKPPVYKPKPPVYKPKPPVYKPKPPVYKPKPPVYEPKPPVYEPKPPVYKPKPPVYKPKPPVYKPPTPQKPESPPYYKHPWYKILPPISKLPPCPPVPKVVVPPKYYSHPKFGKKFPPQSPSVPHLN